In the genome of Thermus antranikianii DSM 12462, the window TGGGGCGGCGGGACTTGGGCTTTAGTCCGGCTAGCCCCTTCTCCCTCAAGGCCCTTTCCCAGCGGTAGTAGGTGGCCCGGCTGATGCCCAAAAGCTCCTGAATCTCCTCCCACCTCCTCTTGCCCTCCCGCAGGGCTTTCACCAACTTCACCTTGCGCAGGCGTTCCTGGACATCCGGGTCGCCTGCCCCGGCCTCGGCCAGTCTTGCCCCTTGGCTAGCTCCTTTCCATATCGCTCGGCCAACCGTGGTAAGCTGCATATGGGGAACCTCCTCTCTCGGGTCGGTTCCCCATCTTTTTATCCCATTCAGCGTCTCACATGTGTCTGTCCGGGTTCAGGGGGAGGTCCAGCTTGCGGATGAAAAGCTCGAAGAGACCTAGGCTGAAAATCAGGAACACCGCGGCCAAAAGGGCCAGGTCCACGGCGGCCACCAGGGTGGGGAGGGCTTCTTCCAAGGGCCTCCCCAAGGCCCTGAGGGCTTCCCTCAGGGCGTGCCAGGCGAAGTAAAAGGCCCCCAGGAGCAGCCCCAGCACGGGCATGAGCATGAGCCAACGCACCAGGTGGGCCAGGTGTTCCAGGCGCACGGGCCCATTCTAAGGCAAGTAGGGAACCGCAGGAGAGGTGCGGGTGGAAGCCCGTTCGATCAGGAGAGGTTCAAACCGGACCGCCCGAGGAGGGCCTGCATAACCCTGCATCCTCTCCAGGAGAAGCTGCGCCGCCCGGGCGCCCATGGCCTCCACGGGCTGGGCGATGGTGGAAAGCCCCACCTCCTCGGTGAAGGGATGGCCGTCGAAGCCCAAGACCCGCACCTCCTTGCCCACGGTAAGCCCAAGCCTTTCCGCCTCCTCCAAAACGCCCAGGGCCACCTGGTCGGCCCCGGCGAAGACGTTGAGGGGCGGGGAGGCCTTCTCCAGGAAGTAGCGGAGGGCGAGCCTCCCCCCTTCCTGGGAAAGCCGGGTGGTGTATAGGTGCTCCTCGGGAAAGGGGCGGCCTGCCGCCTTGAGGGCTTCCCGGAAGCCGGCCAGGCGCTCGGCGAAGACCGTGTGGTGGAAGGCCCGGTCGGGTTCCTCCTCCACCTTCACGGCGAAGATGGGGCCGGGGAAGCGCGCCAGGTACTCCCCGGCCAGCTGACCCCCCAGGAAGTTGTCCAGGTAAACGGAGTCGTACCGGGGGTTCTTGGCGTCCACCAATACCACGGGGCGGTCGGTGGGAAGACGGCTTCCTTCGAAGTGCTCGCTGAGGTCATAGGAGGCGAGGATGAGGCCGTCGGTGAGGAAGGCCAGAGTGGAGCTCTCCAAGTACCGCCTGAGCCGGGCCTGGGAGAGGATGGGGAAGAGGGCCAGGTCGTAGCGCTTTTCCAGGAGGACGCCTTCGATCCCCTCCACCAGCCTTCGGTAAAACTCCGTGGCCACGAAGGGAAGGAGGACGGAGACCGTGTAGCTTCTTCCTCCCGCGATGCGCCGGGCGTGGGGGTTGGGGGTGTAGCCCAGCTCCTCCATGGCCTTCAACACCCGGGCTCGCGTTTCTGGCCGTACTGACTTGTGGTTGTTGAGTACCCGGCTCACCGTGCCCAGGCCGACCCCGGCCCGGGCGGCCACCTCGAGGATGGTGGGTTTCTTCTTGCTCATAGCCTGGTTCCCCGCTCTCAGTGGAAGCGCTTCATGGAAACTTCCATAACCAGGATAGGGCAAGGGGGAGGTTTTTGCAAGAATGGGGGCATGGCCCACGTGCTTTTGGCGTACCTCCTGGGTTCCTTGGTGGGGGGGCTTCTTTTCTTCCCCGAGGTGCGAGCCAGGGATCTTCCGGGAGGCTCGGGGGTTTTCCGCCGCAAGGGTCCTTGGGCTGCCTTCTGGGTGGTGCTGTGGGACCTGGGCAAGGGAGCCTTGGCCCTTCTCCTCGTCCCTTCAGAGTGGCGGGTGTGGGCCGCGGCGGCGGTGGTGGCAGGGCACAACTGGCCCCTTTTCTTCCGCTTCCGGGGCGGGGGTGGGATTGCCCCCTCTCTGGGCTGCTTCCTGGCCTGGTTTCCCGGGGAAACCCTGGGGGCGGCCCTTTTGGGCCTGGGGGTGGCGGGGATCTACCACCTCCTTTACTGGAAGAGGCAGCGTAAGGGCATCTATCCCATTCCCTTCGGGGCCATCTTCGGCTACCTGGCGCTTTTGCTCCTGGCCCCTGCAGAGGGACGGCTTGCAGCCCTTCTGGTGGCCTTGCTGGTGGCCCTTAGGGGTCTGCAAATCCTCTCGGGAAGATGGTAGCTTTAGGGCATGAAGCTTCTACGTTTTAACGAAGGCCGTTGGGGGATACTGGAAGGAGAGCTGGTTCTGGAGACGGATGGCCCCGGGGGAAACCCAACGGGGAGGCGGTACGACCTGGCCTCGGTGCGCCTTCTGGTCCCGGCCACGCCCAGCAAGATCGTGTGCGTGGGGAGAAACTACCGGGAACACATCCGGGAGATGGGGCACGATTTCGGCCAGGACCTTCCCAAGGAACCGGGCCTGTTCCTG includes:
- a CDS encoding helix-turn-helix domain-containing protein; the protein is MQLTTVGRAIWKGASQGARLAEAGAGDPDVQERLRKVKLVKALREGKRRWEEIQELLGISRATYYRWERALREKGLAGLKPKSRRP
- a CDS encoding glycerol-3-phosphate acyltransferase, with translation MAHVLLAYLLGSLVGGLLFFPEVRARDLPGGSGVFRRKGPWAAFWVVLWDLGKGALALLLVPSEWRVWAAAAVVAGHNWPLFFRFRGGGGIAPSLGCFLAWFPGETLGAALLGLGVAGIYHLLYWKRQRKGIYPIPFGAIFGYLALLLLAPAEGRLAALLVALLVALRGLQILSGRW
- a CDS encoding substrate-binding domain-containing protein, with the translated sequence MSKKKPTILEVAARAGVGLGTVSRVLNNHKSVRPETRARVLKAMEELGYTPNPHARRIAGGRSYTVSVLLPFVATEFYRRLVEGIEGVLLEKRYDLALFPILSQARLRRYLESSTLAFLTDGLILASYDLSEHFEGSRLPTDRPVVLVDAKNPRYDSVYLDNFLGGQLAGEYLARFPGPIFAVKVEEEPDRAFHHTVFAERLAGFREALKAAGRPFPEEHLYTTRLSQEGGRLALRYFLEKASPPLNVFAGADQVALGVLEEAERLGLTVGKEVRVLGFDGHPFTEEVGLSTIAQPVEAMGARAAQLLLERMQGYAGPPRAVRFEPLLIERASTRTSPAVPYLP